A window of Meleagris gallopavo isolate NT-WF06-2002-E0010 breed Aviagen turkey brand Nicholas breeding stock chromosome 11, Turkey_5.1, whole genome shotgun sequence genomic DNA:
GCTTGGACAGCCCCGCGCTGAAGGCCGATCTCAGGAGCTTCGCAGCATCCCCACGGGCACCCTTGGCCCCACGGGCACCTTTCCTCCCCGGAGCCCCTCGCCCCCCCTTGCTGCCCGCCACCCCCTTGGGCCCAGACGGTCCCGTCACACCAGCTGGGCCCAGGTCCCCTTTGTCACCCTTACTTCCTTGCTCAcccttttctccctgctttcCCTCAGCCCCCTGAATGCCCTCATCCCCCATCTctcctttgctgcctttttctccctttgtccCACCTTCCCCTCTTTCCCCCTTCGGACCTCTCCCCCCCGGCTCCCCGCAATACCCtttgtccccagtgtccccctTCTCCCCTTTGTCACCTTGTTCACCATCCACCCCCGGGTCTCCAACATCCCCCCTGTCTCCCTTGTCCCCTTTGGTGCCATTCTCACAAGTGTCCCCTTTGGACCCCTTTTGTCCCTTCAGCCCAGGGAAGCCATAGTTGCCCTTATTGCCTTTTACTCCAGCTTCACCTAAAACAACgttggggaagaaaaatgttaaaggCATCAGTACTGGAGTTTTTGGAGATGGAGAGGCATCACCAGCAAAGGGAAAGTCCAACACACTATTCCATGTTACATACCTTGCAGCCCAGGCTTGCCTGGATAACCAGGGCTTCCACTTGCTCCTCTCTCGCCTTGCTCCCCTTTGCCTCCTAGGACATTCCACCATGAATATGTCATTAGCAATACAGTCTGTAGCACAGAAATCATTATACAAAAAGGGACTGGTAGCATTTTGCACGTTCCTCAGCACGGTGAGAAATGTTTGTTTCCAAGAGTTGCCTTCACAGACCTCAGCTGCATCTCACAGCACTAAACCTCAATGCACAGACAGCTCTATGTCACCCTAAAGTTGGATTTCTGCCCCTAAACTTCACCTCACTGGGAAGTTATTGTTGTAGGGTGCTGCAAGATGGAGAAGACACTTCTGCATTTCTCGTGTCAGAATTGCCAAACAATTTTCCTACAGTGATGTGATATCCAATGAGGACAACAGCATttgtttcccaatgagaagttAGCCTGCTTTACCTCTTTCCCCTTTAAAGCCTTTTGGACCCTGAGGTCCCGGAGCTCCTGGCAGACCTTGCAGACCGGCATCTCCCTTCTCCCCCTTAGGACCTGTAATGTAATCACATCAACAAAACTATCTTAGTAACTCAAAGGTTTAACTATTTAGAGAATATTTGAGATAACAGCTAAGCAGCATACCATCAAGAGATGGATCAAAGGAAGCTGTTTCCATCCCCCTGGTAAGAGCTGGCTGTTTTATTTGCTGTCATACAGCCATGCAAACTGAACGTGACATGAGCAGGTTTGGCCCGACCCTGCTCCCTGTCTGCTCAGGCACCATAGCTGAAATCTTGCAGGGACAAAAGGGAGAGGAGTGGTGGGGCAGAGGGGCCTCCGCTGAGGCTACGGGGACGCCCTGGTCCAGCACACAGCTCCCCAgcctttgttttcactgctgcaaTCCCCAAATCTTACCCTTTGCATTTTGCTCTTGGTTATCGTTCGGCATTTTTAAAACCAACTTTCAGCTGCCTCAGAGCCGCAGGGGCTCAGGCATTCATAAAACATCAGAAGTAATCTGCCTTTAATATCTGAGCACATCTAAGGAGCTCCCCTAGCTTCATAATTTCCCCtctctttaaaaagaattaaatctGCAAATACAGAAGTAGTACTGCACGCTGCACAAGCAGCAGGTGGGAAGGCGTGCATCAGTCAGCTCCTTTTTTTGTAGCTTTTCATCCACCTGGGGATGCAAGGCTGAGGGCAgcctccagcagccccagctgtcACCACACAACCTGACTGGGATGAGAACTTCTCCATTCACACCACGAGCACAAAGCCTTCCGCAGCCTCCCGAGCTATGGGAGGTGAAAATCCCTTGAGTGCGttgtattaaaaattattttgtcatttttaccACCCTCCCTTGGCTGAATAGTTTCTGGCTCCAATACAGGCGCTATCAAAGCGAGCATTTGCAGACTAATGCACTATTCATTATAACAGCATTAGACTTCAGCACTCTATAGCTACGCATTTTTCCGCAGCAGAATAAAAGAGACAAAATCCTGCGAAATGATGAGATAGGCTGTGCAGAGCCACTTGGTGCAAGAGCAAATAATTCTGTTCTGGTTTGCACCTGGAGGGCCCGGCTCCCCCGGCAGCCCCTGgggtgcagcagcaggaggacagCAGTCACAGCAGTTGAAGAAGAAGTCAGCAGCATCCAGCGTGTCGTTCTCAAATGGGAAGAGCGTGGTGGCCGCTTGGAATGCAGGGCTGGAGGAAGGCAGCTGGGCcctgcctggggctgcagggccaggGCTTTTCACTGCGTCTGGGGTGAAGGAGGGCATGGCGGCATCTGGCAGCTGGAGCGGCTTTGGCTTGGTGAGCATCACCACCGGGGTCACCTTTGGGGCTGCCTGCAcggccaccagcagcagcagcagcaacagagaTGCTGAGATGGCCACCGGTGGGCTCCGCATGGCAGCTGTGGGGAGAGGTGGACACAGTCACCAGGCATCCTGCACTCACTGTCTCTTCTCTTGCACTTTCcatccctttttattttttgatccAAACCATCACCCGCTTCTCTTTCATCATGAGAAATGTCGGcctctcccaccacagccaAACTACTCACGAGACGTAAGAACAACAGCAGTGCAATCCCTTGGGGACATCTGTCCGATAGGTGACATTAGAAAGTCTCTCTTTTTATGGAGatgagtagaaaaaaataataaaacctcCTGCCTGCTCTTCACGCCACCCAGCTGAGTCACAGTCACCCACTTGCATTGGCTGGAAGGGCTCCCAAAACGGGACCAACAGGAGCTGTGGTCACATCTGCTCTGTATACACCATGAGGAATAATTCAGTAATGACTTACAGTTAAGCAATTGGCCATCATAAAACCTACACTGTaatagaataaattaaaaaaaaaatacaaaaaactaAAATCATTAAGTGTTCGTAAGTTATCACatcagtttttctctttgctaCTGGCTGAGCTTCCAGACTTGCACTTCCTTGAAGTGTAAACTTTCAGGTCCattctttttaaagagatgGTTTAGCtgcaccagaaaaaaagaagcaagcaagggttgcactttttttcctatacCTCTCAGATGACTTGTCATATAaaacatctttgtttctttcttattcctGTAAATACAAACAGAACAGACTCCCTTTCTTGCTCAACGTGTAACCTAATCTTCCTCTAGCAATGAAGGTGCTTGGTTACATGGAAGAGCTTCCAGGAGAAACAGGGCTGTCCCTGCCATCCGGAGAGCAATAGGAGGTCCAACCCAGCTTCAAATATTTGCCAGATTAGAAGCTTTCCATCTTAAAGAATTCTGCTATAGAGGAAAGgattgtgattattttttttttccacataaaagTAGTCCCCatgaaaaactgaattatttagTGGCAGAGCTGTTAAACAATCCACAAAAAAATGCCCGTTGAGCACTGTTGCCTATTGCTGCTGTTTGACCCACTCTTCACTCCGCCAACTCCAGGAAGGGATAAATTATCATATCTCATCTCCATGCATGTCTCACTGCACAAGATGCACTAGGACAGGACAATTTTGTTGCATTTGTCCCCAACCAGCTCCTGATAACCTCCCCTTAAAGCCTGGTTGATGCCAGAGGGAAGGGATAAAGCAACCCAACCCCAAACCTCACCACCACGATGGGAACAGCCAGTGCCAGGGACCAGGAGTGCCATTCTGCTTCCAGGGAGaggcaaagcacagcactgcagggccaCAGCTTTGGAGGAGAAATGGTAAAGCAATTTCAAGGCAGAACCAATCTGCATTTTACTGCTGGAAACCACTTCTGCAACAAGTTGGAAAACCAGATACTGTCCTGTTACACAGCCGGATTGATGGACTGCCAGCAAGTACTGGAAAAacataattaataaaaaaaccaAAGCTCTGTCtgcttagaaaataaattgcttaCAGCAAGGAATTGTTAGACAGCTTTTCATTACAAAGGTCAAGCCTGatccaaaaatatatatataaactttttttttttaaataaagccaATGTCTGGGAGGTTTTCATTGTATCAGCTCACCAGCAGTGATTCTGAAGCCATCCATTTGAATCCTACCAGCAGGAAAGTCTATTATTCCCACTGCATACAGAATATGAAGAATTCAGCTTTTTAAACAGCAGTTGAAAACCCAGATCTTCCTGTAGCTCTGCATTCATCACAGGCAGTAATTTCCCTCAAGACAAATCATACAGTCACTCTGTCCTAAATTCTATGAATTCAGTGCAAATATCCCAACTGAAGACCAACTGACCATCTGGATCATCCCCTACCTTGTACACAGTCCCGCTCTCAGGATGACCTGCCCTCAATGGAAATGGTGTCCTTTGATGAAAGAGACTACCTTATTTTggagaaaatctgttttatttgagtgagtgctgctgctgtggccaATGAGAGCTCGCATGGTTCAGGGAGAGGGGGTGGTTGGTGATGTCCCCTGAAAGGACCGGGGTGACATCGATATCTGAGGAAATTCAAGCACTTTCCCCAGGCTGGGACGCTGCTCTTCAAATGGGACTTCTTTGGTtcttgagacaaaaaaaaaaaaaaaggtttttcgGAGCATTAGGAGACTCTACTCTTGCCAAAATGCTGCATGGCCACAGTAGCGCTCAATCATCAGCTCTTCTGTAGGTACCCAAAGCAGGAGggttgctgcagtgctgttctAAACCTTATCAGCCCTGATCAGCCCTCTGCAATTAATTGATTATCTTTCCTGTTCCCTGGAAAACACAACGCTCCCTCCTTTCCCCATGACACCAACACGGACCATGGTTTGTTCTGAGCTTTCCCAGCCCCACGCAGGGTGCAGTGAGACACAGGAATGCGAGGCTGCCCTGCCTTGTCTTGGTGAAACACGAGCAAGAAAACCACCTCATTCAATTGGGCTGAATTTACTACATACCAGCACACTCAGAGCTCAGTGCCGGACAAAAAAGGCTGCTTGTTTCGGCCAGGCTGCAGAAAACAATCAATTCTCCTTTAATAGAAGCTGAGGGAATTGTAAGCCTCTGTGATTTATTTGGAACTGCGAAACTACCTTTTCCTGCACAGTGGTCTACAGCTTTCAGCAATAAAAAGTTGATTAAGGATAGTTTATTACTGAGCATAGCGGGCTGGATTGATTCACCATCTTTTCAGACTGTTCCAGAGAAATCAATGAGGAgttttgcagagctgctccgCGCTGGACACGTGTTTGTCGCAGCCCCCgcagcctgctgctcctcaTTGGATCTGCTGACCACAGAGTTCAGGTCTGGAATTGaaacagttatttaaaaacaaattaataacCATTTTCGATGTCGTAATTGGATTCAGTGTGTTAAAGTGAATTTCAAATCATTGGGtcttcagaaattaaatttctgGCAAAGCTGTAGCCTGGAACTCATAAATCGCAGACAAAAGGCATCAACACCAGCCTGTGCATGAGACCTAAGTCAAGGACAACACTCAAGTCCCAGGCAGCTGGTGTAAGCCTGAACCATCTCCACGTTGGTGCTACAGCCGAGGAAGAAGCAAACAGCCTGAAATCTCCCAAATCATAGCATTGCCAGCAGCCATTTGGGTTGGCACCCTGCAGCCATGAGATAAAAAACCATGAGCAGCTTGGGAACCAGTCAATCTCTTTAAGAGCTCTGATTCAGATTGCTGGGGGACACCAACAGTGGTGGAATTCAAGGAGTTTGAGTCTTGGACTCATTCTCATTAAGAAAAGGTCTCTACATGAACAACTCTTCCCTACCAAATCTCCAACAGAGCACTTCTCAATTCGAGGCCATTGGTGTACCAACAACATTGGGAGCCTTCTGCAGAAGGGTCGAGCTGTTTCAGCAGAGATCTGAGTCTCCAGACAAAACCTGTCCAAATGGGTCCTGTCATTAACAACTGAGGTTACACAGTGGGGCAAAATTAACCATTTTTAACCAAGATTATTGCATTTTACAGTGCTGCCTCCATATTCACCAGAGCTGCTCTTTCAGGGACTTCAATCTGATGCCATATTCGCTGCACACTACAGCTTAAGCAAGAAATTCCACTTTAATCTTGGGTTAGAGTATTTCCTTGAACATCTTGAATAGTAGCAGCCTAGAATACTATTAGTAGATTATGTGACAACTGCAGGTTTTAAAATTATACAGTGCTTATTTAGGTACTGAAGCAGTTTGGAAAACTCATAGGTTGAGAGTGTAAATTAAGATTTAACACTAGATTAATCACTTTGTTTATTCGGGGCTCTAGAATCTACATTTCAGTGATATAAATGATGCATGTGGTCCATTAACACTCCTTCGAAGTACATTTCAAGCAGACTCCTAGCTTTGCATATTTGCAGATAACTGTTTCAGACTGAAATTTGCAGAGCTGACAGTGGAAAAAGgctgtggcagtgctgctgataGCTCCAGATGTGACCTCCAGCCATTGGTAAGTAGGGCTGGCACCTGCTGATAACTACAGGGACACAACAAGCCTCTCCTGGGGCTTGCCAAAGGCCAGCATGGGGGTTTATAGGAAGCTTCAACTACCATGAAGCAGCTCCTCACAGAATCATCATCCTCACCAGCAACTTATTTCTGCATAGGAGAGTTGCTTCTAAACTAGTGGTGAGCTTGGACAAGGCTCTGATGAAATATAGAGCCTGCTAACTTTGGAAACCCACATGGTAACCACAGACAAACCAGCAAGGATAACTTTGCAGAAGAAACCTGGAAATGCAGAGGAGTAAGAAATCAGACCTTGGAGGTTCAGCTCCTGTCTCAATGGAAAGGCAGGCTTGCTTGCTGGGTTGGCACAATACAAACCCAAAGCAGAGCAACACCAGGCACAGCAGCCTCCTGATGTTTATGCCACCAGGTGCCAAACAGCACACGCACAACAAAGCACATCTGGTTTGCAAGCCAAAGCACAGAGTGGGAAACATTAATTACAGGCCAAACTATTCCCTCTCTCACCCTTGCAGCCCCAGTGCCAACTCCCCACCGTGACCATGGTCAAGCAGGCATGCCCAGAGACCCTTGGCTCTCTCCTCTCTGCACCCCAAGTTACTTATGGAAGAAACTGAGCTACTGCTCACATAGGATTCTAAAATGTTTGACCCTAAAATAGAAATACTGCTGCAGGAGTTTTCATTGGCTACAAAGGGAGAAAACTATAATTGCATTTAGTGTTGGCGAGATTCAGATATCAAGGGGAAaataaggctggaaaaaaaagaaaaaaagaaccctGCATCATTCTATGGCAGTGTACCCCACAAGCTCCACTCCACGTGTTGTTTGCAATTTCCTGAGCCTGCTGCTTGGCAGCACAGCTACACCTCTATAGAGATTTATTGCAGTTTAAGGCATAATGGCTGGAAAGGTCCAACAGCTCCCATTTCACAAAAATAAGCGTGGAGGGAGTTATTTAAGAACTGTAAGAACTTCATGATCCCTATTACATCTTATTGAGTCAATCACTCTGAGGGTTCCTAAATGTATATTTAAGCTATTGCTAACATG
This region includes:
- the OTOL1 gene encoding otolin-1, with product MRSPPVAISASLLLLLLLVAVQAAPKVTPVVMLTKPKPLQLPDAAMPSFTPDAVKSPGPAAPGRAQLPSSSPAFQAATTLFPFENDTLDAADFFFNCCDCCPPAAAPQGLPGEPGPPGPKGEKGDAGLQGLPGAPGPQGPKGFKGERGGKGEQGERGASGSPGYPGKPGLQGEAGVKGNKGNYGFPGLKGQKGSKGDTCENGTKGDKGDRGDVGDPGVDGEQGDKGEKGDTGDKGYCGEPGGRGPKGERGEGGTKGEKGSKGEMGDEGIQGAEGKQGEKGEQGSKGDKGDLGPAGVTGPSGPKGVAGSKGGRGAPGRKGARGAKGARGDAAKLLRSAFSAGLSKPFPPPNVPIRFDKILYNDQDDYNPATGKFNCSVPGAYVFAYQLTVRGRPARVSLVARSRKVAKTRETLYGQEIDQASFLTILKLSAGDQVWLEVAKDWNGVYVSAEDDSIFTGFLLYPDVFEVLL